Proteins encoded in a region of the Lepeophtheirus salmonis chromosome 6, UVic_Lsal_1.4, whole genome shotgun sequence genome:
- the LOC121119938 gene encoding uncharacterized protein, whose protein sequence is MSIEEEVPMAPEVDDCEEEQDVPMGDEDGAEVPVQPPRRPTPNIMTWLPRKSDYEIVQVIAADETFEEKVDRLREAIEIAQATIKEVVDGVEYGFEEKIYKTMDIGQDIESLSKLHKDCDSNPDAPKFADILKKCKVGIISLQNYLKQANVLEFANSIHQENLFKMGLSVGFGDWLREAEKRVVEANKTEKPKTFDEAKALEVMVCAFLKEVVKSNKKLSEIQLAADKIRSNFEAQDAMAKLSERYFVLCKKAEHQFKTIQNLLVEWQRLDEFMEPTDPFKMDDYQTKQFVVFLRSYAAYFA, encoded by the exons ATGTCCATTGAAGAAGAAGTTCCCATGGCTCCTGAAGTTGATGATTGTGAAGAAGAACAAGATGTTCCTATGGGAGATGAAGACGGAGCAGAGGTCCCTGTCCAGCCTCCTCGTCGACCAACCCCTAACATAATGACTTGGCTTCCCAGAAAGTCAGACTATGAAATAGTTCAAGTCATTGCAGCAGATGAAACCTTTGAAGAAAAAGTGGATCGACTCCGTGAGGCAATCGAAATAGCTCAAGCCACCATCAAGGAAGTTGTAGACGGTGTTGAATATGGTTTCGAGGAAAAGATCTATAAAACAATGGATATTGGGCAG GACATTGAATCCCTATCAAAACTTCACAAAGACTGTGACTCTAATCCAGATGCTCCAAAATTTGcagatattctcaaaaaatgcaAAGTCGGAATCATTTCCcttcaaaactatttaaaacaGGCAAATGTCCTTGAATTTGCAAACAGCATTCATCAAGAGAATCTCTTTAAAATGGGTCTAAGCGTTGGCTTTGGAGATTGGTTGAGAGAGGCCGAGAAACGAGTTGTAGAAGCGAATAAAACGGAGAAACCCAAGACGTTTGACGAAGCTAAAGCTTTGGAAGTGATGGTTTGtgcttttttaaaagaagttgtcAAATCCAATAAGAAGTTGAGTGAAATTCAATTGGCCGCAGATAAGATTAGGAGTAACTTTGAAGCTCAGGATGCTATGGCCAAGTTGTCTGAGCGATATTTCGTCCTTTGTAAAAAGGCAGAGCACCAGTTTAAAACCATTCAGAATCTCCTTGTAGAATGGCAGAGACTAGATGAGTTTATG